One genomic region from Mauremys reevesii isolate NIE-2019 linkage group 7, ASM1616193v1, whole genome shotgun sequence encodes:
- the SCYL1 gene encoding N-terminal kinase-like protein → MWFFSRDPVRDFPYEFGAEAGAERGEPAGPWQLHRGKRKTTGDLVSVFVYEVKPNSDEQTQVAKAAFKRFKTLRHPNILSYIDGLETEKCLHVVTEPVTSLSTYLKSKADSGGLNEQEISWGLHQIVKALSFLVNDCNLIHNNVCMAAVFVDRAGEWKLGGLDYMYSTQGDNTPPRKGIPELERYDPPEKTDNSKTPGEKWSADMWRLGCLIWEVFNGTLPRPSSLRSLGKIPKSLVPHYCELVGANPKIRPNPAKFLQNCRGPNGFMKNSFVETNLFLEEIQIKEPAERQKFFQELSNNLDTFPEDFCRHKILPQLLTAFEFGSAGAVILTPLFKVGKFLNTEEYQQKIIPVIVKMFSSTDRAMRIRLLQQMENFIQYLNEPTVNTQIFPHVVHGFLDTNPAIREQTVKSMLLLAPKLNENNLNMELMKHFARLQAKDDQGPIRCNTTVCLGKIGPYLNASTRQRILISAFSRATKDPFAPSRAAGVLGFAATHNFYSMNDCAFKILPVLCALTVDPEKTVRDQTFKAIRSFVTKLETVSEDPSQLSELEKDVHAASTSPGMGAAASWAGWAVTGVSSLTSKLIRTNAGTTVEQTAVETPTGGAPEPPSVGASHITSPAMLPAAPVPSSRWDLEGDVTEEEENSTDRWDDDDWGSLEQEAEQAKGQVSLDDWNTPEWSEPALVLKKPGARMTSSSSKKQESDWTSSGWEVGSTWSHKKWGAQGQSSVAEDSWEEDFDSRTAQKPTPSQQAPLAQPEGTKLASEYDWDSSSSAEKADPFFSIIPTQKSTTETQRRMDAIGDWGTEENWESVDSDQGLSRAELARKKREERKKEMEAKRADRKVAKGPMKLGARKLD, encoded by the exons ATGTGGTTCTTCTCCCGGGACCCGGTCCGGGATTTCCCCTATGAGTTCGGCGCGGAGGCGGGCGCGGAGCGGGGGGAGCCCGCGGGGCCCTGGCAGCTGCACCGGGGCAAGAGGAAG aCCACAGGGGATCTGGTATCTGTTTTTGTCTATGAAGTTAAACCTAATTCGGATGAACAGACACAGGTCGCCAAGGCAGCTTTCAAACGCTTTAAAACCCTCCGACACCCCAATATTCTGTCCTACATCGATGGATTGGAG ACAGAGAAATGTTTGCACGTGGTGACAGAGCCTGTGACATCTCTGAGTACTTACCTGAAGTCGAAAGCAGACTCTGGCGGGCTAAACGAACAGGAGATATCGTGGGGTCTCCATCAGATTGTG AAAGCTCTCAGCTTCCTGGTGAATGACTGCAACCTCATCCACAATAATGTGTGCATGGCTGCTGTTTTTGTGGACCGCGCTGGTGAGTGGAAGCTGGGTGGCCTGGATTACATGTACTCGACCCAGGGTGACAACACCCCGCCTCGGAAAGGGATCCCTGAGCTGGAGAGATACGACCCACCAGAGAAAACAGACAACAGCAAAACCCCTGGGGAGAAATG GTCTGCGGATATGTGGCGTCTTGGCTGTCTGATCTGGGAGGTTTTCAATGGCACCCTGCCCCGCCCGTCCTCCTTGCGATCCCTCGGCAAG ATCCCCAAATCGCTGGTCCCCCACTACTGTGAACTGGTGGGGGCCAACCCCAAAATCCGCCCCAACCCTGCCAAGTTCCTCCAGAACTGCCGGGGCCCCAATGGCTTCATGAAGAACAGCTTTGTAGAGACCAACCTTTTCCTGGAAGAGATCCAG ATTAAGGAACCAGCAGAACGGCAGAAGTTCtttcaggagctgagcaacaacctAGACACCTTCCCCGAAGATTTCTGCCGGCACAAGATCCTCCCACAGCTGCTGACGGCCTTTGAGTTTGGTAGCGCTGGTGCTGTCATCCTGACCCCACTCTTCAAG GTGGGGAAGTTCCTGAACACTGAAGAGTATCAGCAGAAGATCATTCCTGTCATCGTCAAAATGTTCTCCTCCACCGACCGAGCCATGAGGATACGGCTGCTGCAGCAG atgGAAAACTTCATCCAATACCTCAACGAACCCACCGTCAACACCCAGATCTTTCCCCACGTTGTGCATGGCTTCCTGGACACCAACCCAGCCATTCGTGAGCAGACAGTGAAG TcgatgctgctgctggcccccaaGCTGAACGAGAACAATCTCAACATGGAGCTGATGAAGCACTTTGCCCGTCTGCAGGCCAAGGACGACCAGGGGCCCATTCGTTGCAACACCACTGTGTGCCTTGGAAAGATCGGTCCTTACCTCAATGCCAGC ACTAGACAAAGAATTTTGATCTCTGCCTTCAGCCGTGCCACAAAAGACCCATTTGCCCCCTCCCGGGCAGCGGGCGTCTTGGGATTCGCTGCCACTCACAACTTCTACTCTATGAATGACTGTGCATTCAAAATCCTGCCGGTTCTCTGTGCGCTGACAGTTGACCCTGAAAAGACAGTCAGGGATCAG ACTTTCAAGGCCATTCGAAGCTTCGTGACTAAGCTAGAAACTGTCTCTGAAGACCCATCTCAGCTCTCTGAACTGG AGAAGGATGTTCACGCAGCATCAACCAGCCCTGGGATGGGAGCAGCTGCCAGCTGGGCAGGGTGGGCTGTGACAGGGGTCTCATCGCTTACGTCGAAGCTAATCCGAACAAATGCCGGGACCACGGTAGAACAAACAGCTGTGGAAACCCCCACTGGAGGTGCACCAGAGCCACCCAGTGTCG GAGCCAGCCACATCACTTCCCCGGCGATGTTGCCAGCAGCTCCCGTTCCATCCAGCCGGTGGGATCTGGAGGGGGATGTGACCGAGGAAGAAGAGAACTCCACAGATAGATGGGACGATGATGACTGGGGAAGCTTGGAG CAAGAGGCCGAGCAAGCCAAAGGGCAGGTGAGCCTGGATGACTGGAACACCCCGGAGTGGTCAGAACCAGCCTTGGTGTTGAAGAAGCCTGGGGCCAGGATG ACCAGCAGCTCCTCCAAGAAACAGGAATCAGACTGGACCAGCTCTGGTTGGGAGGTTGGATCCACTTGGAGTCACAAGAAGTGGGGCGCTCAGGGACAAAGCTCTGTGGCAGAGGACAGCTGGGAGGAGGATTTTGATTCCCGGACAGCGCAGAAACCGACCCCCTCACAGCAAGCTCCCTTGGcccagccagaagggaccaaactGGCCAGCGAATATGATTGGGACAGCTCGTCGAGTGCAGAGAAAGCAGATCCTTTCTTCTCCATAATCCCTACTCAGAAGTCAACAACAGAGACCCAG AGACGCATGGATGCCATTGGCGACTGGGGTACAGAGGAAAACTGGGAATCTGTGGACTCTGACCAGG GGCTCAGCAGGGCAGAATTAGCACGCAAGAAGCGAGAGGAGCGGAAGAAGGAGATGGAAGCTAAACGGGCGGACAGGAAGGTGGCAAAGGGACCTATGAAACTGGGCGCCAGGAAGCTGGACTGA